In one window of Zhihengliuella sp. ISTPL4 DNA:
- the alaS gene encoding alanine--tRNA ligase, with the protein MKTAEIAQRYLSYFEKNDHLIVPSASLVSDDPSLLFTVAGMVPMIPYLTGVVPAPHPRIADLQKCIRTNDIEEVGRTARHGTFFQMLGNWSFGDYFKEGAIRYAWELLTSSEADGGLGFDEKDLWVTVYETDDEAEAIWRDIIGLKPERIQRLGRADNYWNTGQPGPGGPDSEIFFDRGPAYGRDGGPAVDDSRFLEIWNLVFMQDFIENIRGKTEFDIVGELPMKNIDTGMGLERVAFLKQGVENMYETDQVRPVLDRAVELSGRRYGAVHEDDVRFRVIADHVRSSLMLLSDGVRPSNEGRGYILRRLMRRTVRAMRLLGVDDPAFPELFAASRDAMKSAYPELERDWSVLSSAAFAEEETFRRTLAQGSTILDLALDETKKGGGKTLSGSEAFLLHDTYGFPIDLTLEVAEEAGLDVDRAAFDSLMQEQRQRAKDDARNRKRQLADVSVYRDLRALGETGFDGYTALEVESRVLGLLVDGAPVRSAAEGQIAEVVLAETTLYAESGGQVADKGTIVGPGYELEVLDVQRPVPGLISHTVEVSRGTVAVDDIATTIVDAANRRAARQAHSATHLVHAALRDTLGPTATQSGSLNRAGYMRFDFAWSQALSADTRTEIEEITNRAVQDALEVTTRIVTLDEAKEAGAMALFGEKYGDVVRMVDIGGPWSRELCAGTHVSTSAEIGLVSVVGESSVGASNRRIEALVGADAFRELAAERALVSQLTASLKTPREQLPERIADLAASLKAAEKRIAQFEAKERAGRIPAIAEAATRVGDFRVAAQTLGEVASADDVRELVNGVRDRLGSDPAVVALGAVVNGRPVVVVATNEAARGAGAKAGALAKRAAGVLGGGGGGRDDVAQGGGTDAEALPAALEAVSQELRGA; encoded by the coding sequence ATGAAAACTGCGGAAATCGCGCAGCGCTACCTCTCCTACTTCGAGAAGAACGACCACCTCATCGTCCCCTCGGCATCCCTGGTCAGCGACGACCCGTCGCTGCTGTTCACGGTCGCCGGCATGGTCCCGATGATCCCGTACCTCACGGGCGTGGTCCCGGCGCCGCACCCGCGCATCGCCGACCTGCAGAAGTGCATCCGGACCAACGACATCGAGGAGGTCGGGCGCACCGCGCGTCACGGAACGTTCTTCCAGATGCTCGGCAACTGGTCGTTCGGTGACTACTTCAAGGAAGGCGCGATCCGCTACGCCTGGGAGCTGCTCACGAGCTCGGAGGCCGACGGCGGCCTCGGCTTCGACGAGAAGGACCTCTGGGTCACCGTCTACGAGACCGACGACGAGGCCGAGGCGATCTGGCGCGACATCATCGGACTCAAGCCGGAGCGGATCCAGCGCCTCGGCCGCGCGGACAACTACTGGAACACCGGCCAGCCCGGTCCCGGCGGACCCGACTCCGAGATCTTCTTCGACCGCGGCCCTGCCTACGGCAGGGATGGCGGTCCCGCGGTCGACGACTCGCGGTTCCTGGAGATCTGGAACCTCGTGTTCATGCAGGACTTCATCGAGAACATCCGCGGCAAGACCGAGTTCGACATCGTCGGCGAGCTGCCGATGAAGAACATCGACACCGGCATGGGCCTGGAGCGCGTCGCGTTCCTCAAGCAGGGCGTCGAGAACATGTACGAGACCGACCAGGTGCGTCCGGTCCTCGACCGCGCCGTCGAGCTCTCCGGCCGTCGCTACGGCGCCGTGCACGAGGACGACGTCCGTTTCCGCGTGATCGCGGACCACGTGCGCTCCTCGCTCATGCTGCTCTCCGACGGCGTCCGCCCGTCGAACGAGGGCCGCGGCTACATCCTGCGGCGTCTCATGCGCCGGACCGTGCGCGCCATGCGTCTGCTCGGCGTCGACGACCCCGCGTTCCCCGAGCTGTTCGCCGCGTCCCGCGACGCGATGAAGTCGGCGTACCCGGAGCTGGAGCGCGACTGGTCCGTGCTCTCCTCCGCGGCCTTCGCCGAGGAGGAGACGTTCCGGCGCACCCTGGCGCAGGGATCGACCATCCTCGACCTCGCGCTGGATGAGACGAAGAAGGGCGGCGGGAAGACCCTCAGCGGTTCCGAGGCGTTCCTGCTGCACGACACCTACGGGTTCCCGATCGACCTCACCCTGGAGGTCGCCGAGGAAGCCGGACTCGACGTGGACCGCGCCGCGTTCGACTCCCTCATGCAGGAGCAGCGGCAGCGCGCGAAGGACGACGCCCGCAACCGCAAGCGCCAGCTCGCGGACGTCTCGGTGTACCGCGACCTGCGCGCGCTGGGCGAGACGGGCTTCGACGGCTACACGGCCCTCGAGGTGGAGTCCCGTGTGCTCGGCCTGCTCGTCGACGGCGCGCCGGTGCGCAGCGCCGCCGAGGGGCAGATCGCCGAGGTCGTCCTCGCCGAGACGACGCTGTACGCCGAGTCCGGCGGTCAGGTCGCCGACAAGGGCACCATCGTGGGCCCGGGCTACGAGCTCGAGGTCCTCGACGTGCAGCGTCCGGTCCCCGGGCTGATCAGCCACACGGTCGAGGTCTCCCGCGGCACGGTCGCGGTCGACGACATCGCGACGACGATCGTCGACGCCGCCAACCGCCGCGCCGCCCGCCAGGCGCATTCCGCCACCCACCTCGTGCACGCCGCCCTCCGCGACACGCTCGGTCCGACGGCCACGCAGTCCGGATCGCTGAACCGCGCCGGGTACATGCGATTCGACTTCGCCTGGTCGCAGGCGCTGTCGGCGGACACCCGCACGGAGATCGAGGAGATCACGAACCGCGCCGTGCAGGACGCCCTCGAGGTCACCACCCGCATCGTGACGCTCGACGAGGCCAAGGAAGCGGGCGCCATGGCGCTCTTCGGCGAGAAGTACGGCGACGTCGTGCGGATGGTCGACATCGGCGGCCCGTGGTCGCGCGAGCTCTGCGCCGGCACGCACGTGTCGACCAGTGCGGAGATCGGCCTGGTCAGCGTGGTGGGGGAGTCGTCGGTCGGCGCCTCCAACCGCCGGATCGAGGCTCTCGTCGGCGCGGATGCATTCCGTGAGCTTGCGGCGGAGCGGGCCCTCGTGTCGCAGCTCACCGCCTCTCTGAAGACCCCGCGCGAGCAGCTCCCCGAGCGGATCGCCGATCTCGCCGCGAGCCTCAAGGCCGCGGAGAAGCGCATCGCGCAGTTCGAGGCGAAGGAGCGGGCGGGGCGCATCCCCGCCATCGCCGAGGCCGCGACGCGGGTCGGAGACTTCCGCGTGGCGGCGCAGACGCTCGGTGAGGTGGCCTCGGCCGACGACGTGCGTGAACTCGTCAACGGCGTGCGCGACCGGCTGGGTTCCGACCCCGCGGTCGTCGCGCTCGGTGCGGTCGTCAACGGTCGCCCCGTCGTCGTCGTCGCCACGAACGAGGCTGCGCGCGGTGCCGGTGCGAAGGCGGGTGCGCTCGCGAAGCGCGCCGCCGGTGTGCTCGGCGGAGGCGGCGGCGGTCGGGATGACGTCGCCCAGGGCGGCGGGACCGACGCGGAGGCGCTGCCCGCCGCGCTCGAGGCCGTCTCCCAGGAGCTGCGCGGCGCGTGA
- a CDS encoding winged helix-turn-helix domain-containing protein: protein MSAPTRAAPALVGSRIAIAEATRPVRPEPVDADALLHALTGSGSEVVRIVSLRDAQAIPAGTKRTAHRIATGQVDAVLFPAAEGVPGLLAIIERLGMLDAVRARARASRLLLATADPTATAQLAELGLVASTACGPTAEDLARTVIDHFARAGQERRTDVGDVAVRSGGVLIDGAFVPLSRGAVSVMEALFVADGRVLSRTEIGQVLPGGRRSPRAVEVAVARLREALGDVDLVQTVVKRGYRLAVLDD, encoded by the coding sequence ATGAGCGCGCCCACCCGCGCGGCCCCGGCACTCGTGGGTTCCCGCATCGCGATCGCCGAGGCGACACGGCCGGTGCGGCCCGAGCCCGTCGATGCCGACGCGCTTCTGCACGCGCTCACCGGCAGCGGGTCGGAGGTCGTGCGGATCGTGTCGCTGCGCGATGCTCAGGCGATCCCCGCCGGCACGAAGCGAACGGCACATCGCATCGCGACCGGACAGGTCGACGCCGTGCTGTTCCCCGCCGCCGAGGGTGTGCCGGGTCTCCTGGCGATCATCGAGCGCCTCGGCATGCTCGACGCGGTGCGCGCCCGCGCGCGGGCTTCGCGATTGCTGTTGGCGACGGCCGACCCGACCGCGACGGCTCAGTTGGCGGAGCTCGGACTGGTTGCGTCCACAGCGTGCGGGCCGACGGCGGAAGACCTCGCCCGCACGGTCATCGATCACTTCGCCCGCGCAGGACAGGAACGGCGGACGGACGTCGGCGACGTGGCGGTGCGCAGCGGGGGCGTTCTCATCGACGGCGCGTTCGTCCCGCTCTCCCGCGGAGCCGTGAGCGTCATGGAAGCGCTGTTCGTGGCCGACGGGCGCGTGCTCAGCCGGACGGAGATCGGGCAGGTGCTCCCCGGCGGGCGGCGGAGTCCTCGAGCCGTCGAGGTCGCTGTGGCGCGGCTCCGGGAAGCCCTCGGCGACGTCGACCTCGTGCAGACGGTGGTCAAGCGGGGCTATCGACTCGCCGTGCTCGACGACTGA
- a CDS encoding replication-associated recombination protein A: MSSPSALLSGQTPLAVRMRPVSLDEVAGQRHLLRAGSPIVALADPEASSPGAVSIILWGPPGTGKTTLAQAIARSSGRRFVELSAITAGVKDVREVMQEAITQRDLYGQTTILFLDEIHRFTKAQQDALLPGVENGWVILIAATTENPSFSVISPLLSRSLLLTLQPLTDDDIGVLVDRAVADARGLSGTVALSDEARSALIRLASGDARRALTGLEAAAAVALSHAAAAEAEDGEDRETVVPEVTADDVAQAVDKALLRYDRQGDEHYDVISAFIKSIRGSDPDAALHYLARMIEAGEDPRFIARRLVISASEDVGLADPQALGIAVAAADAVAFIGMPEGRIPLAEATVYLATTAKSNAAYVGIDAAIADIRAGGFGRVPLHLRDAHYPGAKRLGHGRGYRYAHDSEFGIVPQQYLPDELDGRHYYEPKNLGAERDISARLERIRRILGDR; encoded by the coding sequence ATGTCCTCTCCCTCCGCCCTGCTCTCCGGGCAGACACCGCTCGCCGTGCGCATGCGTCCGGTGTCGCTGGACGAGGTCGCGGGACAGCGTCATCTGCTGCGGGCCGGGTCGCCCATCGTCGCCCTCGCCGACCCGGAGGCCAGCTCTCCCGGTGCGGTGTCGATCATCCTCTGGGGTCCGCCGGGCACCGGCAAGACCACGCTCGCCCAGGCCATCGCCCGCTCCTCCGGCCGCCGGTTCGTCGAGCTCTCGGCCATCACCGCCGGCGTGAAGGACGTGCGGGAGGTCATGCAGGAGGCGATCACGCAGCGTGACCTGTACGGGCAGACGACGATCCTCTTCCTCGATGAGATCCACCGCTTCACCAAGGCTCAGCAGGACGCCCTGTTGCCCGGCGTGGAGAACGGGTGGGTCATCCTCATCGCGGCCACCACGGAGAACCCGTCGTTCTCGGTGATCTCGCCCCTGCTGTCGCGCTCGCTGCTGCTCACGCTGCAGCCGCTCACCGATGACGACATCGGCGTGCTCGTGGACCGCGCGGTGGCGGATGCCCGCGGACTCTCCGGTACGGTCGCGCTCAGCGACGAGGCGCGGTCGGCCCTCATCCGCCTCGCCTCCGGGGACGCCCGTCGCGCCCTCACCGGGCTGGAGGCCGCCGCTGCCGTGGCGCTCTCGCACGCCGCCGCGGCCGAGGCCGAGGACGGCGAAGACCGGGAGACGGTCGTCCCCGAGGTCACCGCCGACGACGTGGCGCAGGCCGTCGACAAGGCTCTGCTCCGCTACGACCGCCAGGGCGACGAGCACTATGACGTCATCAGCGCCTTCATCAAGTCGATCCGAGGCTCCGACCCGGACGCGGCGCTGCACTACCTCGCCCGCATGATCGAGGCGGGGGAGGACCCACGGTTCATCGCCCGGCGGCTCGTCATCTCCGCGTCCGAGGACGTGGGGCTCGCCGACCCCCAGGCGCTCGGCATCGCGGTGGCCGCCGCCGACGCGGTCGCCTTCATCGGGATGCCGGAGGGGCGCATACCGCTCGCGGAGGCCACCGTCTATCTGGCCACGACCGCGAAGTCCAACGCCGCCTACGTCGGCATCGATGCCGCCATCGCCGACATCCGCGCGGGGGGATTCGGGCGCGTGCCCCTTCACCTCCGCGACGCGCACTATCCCGGAGCGAAGCGCCTGGGCCACGGCCGCGGCTATCGTTACGCGCACGACAGCGAGTTCGGGATCGTGCCGCAGCAATACCTGCCGGACGAGCTCGACGGGCGACACTACTACGAGCCGAAGAACCTCGGCGCGGAGCGCGACATCAGTGCCCGGCTGGAGCGCATCCGCCGCATCCTCGGCGACCGATGA
- the rpsD gene encoding 30S ribosomal protein S4: MVTKSQDRRKVRLSRALGVALTPKAARYLEKRPYAPGEHGRTKRKADSDYAVRLREKQRLREQYGIREKQLRIAFNEARRQDGLTGENLVELLEMRLDALVLRSGFARTTAQARQLVVHRHILVDGQLVDRPSFRVKPGQLIHVKPKSEGLEPFQVAAAGGHAEVLPAVPGYLEVELDKLQARLVRRPKRAEVPVTCEVQLVVEYYAAR, encoded by the coding sequence GTGGTCACGAAGTCCCAGGACCGCCGCAAGGTGCGTCTCAGCCGCGCCCTCGGCGTGGCCCTCACCCCCAAGGCCGCCCGCTACCTCGAGAAGCGTCCCTACGCTCCGGGCGAGCACGGCCGCACCAAGCGCAAGGCCGACAGCGACTACGCCGTCCGTCTGCGTGAGAAGCAGCGTCTGCGCGAGCAGTACGGCATCCGCGAGAAGCAGCTGCGCATCGCGTTCAACGAGGCCCGTCGTCAGGACGGTCTGACCGGTGAGAACCTCGTCGAGCTCCTCGAGATGCGTCTCGACGCCCTCGTCCTGCGTTCGGGCTTCGCCCGCACCACGGCACAGGCGCGCCAGCTCGTCGTGCACCGTCACATCCTCGTCGACGGCCAGCTCGTCGACCGCCCGTCGTTCCGTGTGAAGCCGGGTCAGCTCATCCACGTCAAGCCCAAGAGCGAGGGCCTCGAGCCCTTCCAGGTGGCGGCCGCCGGCGGTCACGCCGAGGTCCTGCCGGCCGTTCCGGGCTACCTCGAGGTCGAGCTCGACAAGCTCCAGGCCCGTCTGGTCCGTCGTCCGAAGCGCGCCGAGGTCCCCGTGACCTGTGAAGTGCAGCTCGTCGTCGAGTACTACGCGGCCCGCTGA
- the mltG gene encoding endolytic transglycosylase MltG, protein MSERESRAPEHEQSTRLGDLFENLPAPSPQVPTAGDDTPAPGSRRAAREAAAREQDAPPAPDAGVAPGVDVPARPVSAATTADAATTDHRPRADAADAEPVVTRAMPVAATSADEAPAPGPRRSTGTEDPAPALGGGLDEIFAAQDDGRDHGAPTKKKRRKGCLIALIIVLVILGGIAAGGVWVANTFGDRIADAMGWGEPKDWEPGQASGEVLVTIKEGDTGGPVSTALYEAGVTKTEDVFYDYLIDENIAVTFYPGVYRLQEKMTAEDALAALRNEENKLENTVSMPEGGTIDSALPSMAETLGMPLADLEAAVADPSAYGVQAQSLEGWLFPAVYTFDPEVTATQVIQRMVDRTRESLAAAGVPDEDAQRILTIASIIQREGRTDDFAKVSRVIQNRLDDDMLLQMDSTAQYGYGSLHEGVVSSSAEALEDPNEWNTYVHKGLPVTPIASPNDAAIDAAMHPADGSWIYFVTVNLETGETQFSETLAEHEQGVEKWRDWCRANPDAGC, encoded by the coding sequence ATGTCCGAACGCGAGAGCCGTGCGCCCGAGCACGAGCAGAGCACCCGGTTGGGGGATCTGTTCGAGAACCTTCCCGCTCCGTCCCCGCAGGTCCCGACCGCCGGAGATGACACGCCGGCACCCGGATCCCGCCGTGCGGCCAGGGAGGCCGCCGCGCGCGAGCAGGACGCCCCGCCCGCTCCGGACGCCGGTGTCGCACCCGGTGTCGATGTGCCCGCCCGCCCGGTCTCGGCGGCGACCACCGCGGATGCTGCCACGACCGACCACCGGCCGCGGGCGGATGCCGCAGACGCCGAACCGGTCGTGACGCGAGCGATGCCCGTCGCCGCCACGAGCGCGGACGAGGCCCCCGCTCCGGGCCCGCGCCGGTCGACCGGCACGGAAGACCCCGCACCGGCGCTGGGCGGCGGACTCGACGAGATCTTCGCCGCTCAGGACGACGGCCGTGATCACGGCGCGCCGACCAAGAAAAAGCGCCGCAAGGGCTGCCTCATCGCCCTGATCATCGTCCTCGTCATCCTCGGTGGCATCGCCGCGGGAGGCGTCTGGGTCGCGAACACCTTCGGCGACCGCATCGCAGACGCCATGGGCTGGGGCGAGCCGAAGGACTGGGAGCCGGGCCAGGCGAGCGGCGAGGTGCTCGTCACGATCAAGGAGGGCGACACGGGAGGCCCGGTGTCGACGGCGCTGTACGAGGCCGGCGTCACGAAGACCGAGGACGTGTTCTACGACTACCTGATCGACGAGAACATCGCAGTGACCTTCTATCCCGGTGTCTATCGCCTGCAGGAGAAGATGACCGCCGAGGACGCCCTGGCCGCGCTCCGCAACGAGGAGAACAAGCTCGAGAACACCGTGTCCATGCCGGAGGGTGGGACGATCGACTCGGCGCTCCCATCCATGGCGGAGACTCTCGGCATGCCGCTGGCCGATCTCGAGGCGGCCGTCGCCGATCCGTCCGCGTACGGCGTGCAGGCGCAGAGCCTGGAGGGATGGTTGTTCCCCGCCGTGTACACGTTCGACCCCGAGGTGACCGCGACTCAGGTCATCCAGCGCATGGTCGACCGGACACGCGAATCGCTCGCTGCCGCCGGCGTGCCGGACGAGGACGCGCAGCGGATCCTCACGATCGCCTCGATCATCCAGCGCGAGGGCCGCACAGACGACTTCGCCAAGGTGTCCCGCGTGATCCAGAACCGCCTCGACGATGACATGCTGCTTCAGATGGACTCGACGGCGCAGTACGGGTACGGCTCCCTGCATGAGGGCGTGGTCTCCAGCTCGGCGGAAGCTCTCGAAGACCCCAACGAGTGGAACACCTACGTGCACAAGGGCCTCCCGGTCACGCCGATCGCGAGCCCGAACGATGCCGCGATCGATGCCGCGATGCACCCCGCAGACGGGTCGTGGATCTACTTCGTCACCGTGAATCTCGAGACCGGCGAGACGCAGTTCTCGGAGACTCTGGCGGAGCACGAGCAGGGTGTGGAGAAGTGGCGCGACTGGTGCCGCGCGAACCCCGACGCCGGTTGCTGA
- a CDS encoding shikimate dehydrogenase: MNRRKLAVWGDPIGHSRSPALHAAAYAVLGLDWEYGRRQVGAEGFADAVEGLDDSWRGLSLTMPLKEEAYRYAATRDAHAEVTGAVNTLLLSETPAGFNTDVGGIVDALGDAGIREIGTARILGAGATAASALVALADMGATRVEVAARRPERAAGLVGIGQRRGVVVTPRPLDEADGAVDLTVATLPSGTALPPESAARLAETGGALFDAAYAPWPSALAASWGAAPVVSGLGMLLHQAVRQIRVFVHGDPVSPLPDEDAVLAAMRATL, from the coding sequence GTGAACCGGAGGAAGCTGGCGGTCTGGGGTGACCCGATCGGGCACTCCCGGTCGCCGGCCCTGCACGCCGCGGCCTATGCCGTGCTCGGGCTGGACTGGGAGTACGGGCGCCGCCAGGTCGGCGCGGAGGGCTTCGCCGATGCGGTCGAGGGGCTCGACGACTCCTGGCGCGGCCTGTCCCTGACGATGCCGCTCAAGGAGGAGGCGTACCGATACGCCGCCACCCGAGACGCCCACGCGGAGGTGACCGGCGCGGTCAACACGCTCCTGCTCTCCGAGACACCGGCGGGGTTCAACACCGACGTCGGCGGGATCGTCGACGCACTCGGCGATGCCGGGATCCGCGAGATCGGGACGGCGCGGATCCTCGGCGCCGGAGCCACGGCGGCCTCGGCCCTCGTCGCCCTCGCCGACATGGGGGCGACACGGGTCGAGGTCGCCGCCCGTCGGCCGGAGCGGGCCGCGGGGCTCGTCGGGATCGGGCAGCGACGCGGCGTCGTGGTCACCCCGCGACCGCTCGACGAGGCGGACGGCGCCGTCGACCTCACAGTGGCGACCCTGCCCTCCGGCACCGCGCTGCCGCCGGAGAGTGCCGCCCGTCTGGCCGAGACCGGCGGCGCGCTGTTCGACGCCGCCTACGCGCCGTGGCCGTCCGCACTGGCGGCGTCATGGGGCGCGGCACCGGTGGTCTCCGGGCTCGGGATGCTGCTGCATCAGGCGGTCCGGCAGATCCGGGTCTTCGTGCACGGCGACCCGGTCTCACCGCTTCCGGACGAGGACGCGGTCCTCGCCGCGATGCGCGCCACCCTCTGA
- the ruvX gene encoding Holliday junction resolvase RuvX codes for MSGYRRGVRLGIDVGRARVGVARSDPDGMLAVPVETVPRDERSLTRIAELAAEYEPLEIVVGLPVNMQGADTPSTVDAREFAAALQARSGVPVRLVDERLSTVSAHAALRSSGRSQKNSRSIVDQVAAVVLLQQAIDTEKSTGNPAGAPVPVDEEPA; via the coding sequence GTGAGCGGTTATCGCCGCGGGGTCCGGCTCGGTATCGACGTCGGCCGGGCCCGCGTGGGCGTGGCTCGGTCCGATCCGGACGGCATGCTGGCCGTCCCCGTCGAGACCGTGCCGCGCGACGAGCGCTCACTCACGCGCATCGCGGAGCTGGCTGCGGAGTACGAGCCGCTGGAGATCGTCGTCGGGCTGCCGGTGAACATGCAGGGCGCGGACACGCCGTCGACGGTCGATGCGCGCGAATTCGCGGCGGCGCTCCAGGCACGCAGCGGCGTGCCGGTCCGCCTCGTCGACGAGCGTCTGAGCACCGTCTCCGCGCATGCCGCGTTGCGGAGTTCTGGGCGATCACAGAAGAACTCTCGTAGCATTGTGGATCAGGTCGCCGCCGTGGTGCTGCTGCAGCAGGCGATCGACACGGAGAAGAGCACCGGAAACCCGGCCGGTGCCCCGGTCCCCGTTGACGAGGAGCCCGCCTGA